In a genomic window of Dyadobacter fermentans DSM 18053:
- a CDS encoding sensor histidine kinase, giving the protein MITFNDSGEASAGHLVAFLSERQQILLSNWRIACNDDLTLKGSATLSYRHFINNIPIMLGVLAQRLQGDPDNAGFGALAAEHGLHRWHRGYSLAGLVAEMQHLGRLLLAEVRAFWQSSPGSDAHFIAFSYEQLAEFRSDINTGSIAKYADLQRQAALSRIEALQKTLNQLNEIGKQRTHLLRESSHDLRGSFSALQGAAALLDMMVDSDDERKHILEILRRNLSNCRVLVTQLMDLARLEAGQEVVEVKQVDAAQVLTDLVEAYQPIAMERGLALKAGGPASLKVECDPIHFRRIIQNLVLNALKHTPSGWVSVTWAEANDGQWIVCVEDTGPGLPTAMQASAPSRQVTSRMGENTAFMEKGEGIGLSIVKGLCELLGANLEIESRRGEGTRFQITLSTGS; this is encoded by the coding sequence ATGATCACTTTCAACGATTCTGGCGAAGCTTCCGCCGGACACCTCGTCGCTTTCTTGTCCGAAAGGCAACAGATATTACTAAGCAACTGGCGCATTGCCTGCAATGATGACCTTACCTTGAAAGGGTCCGCAACGCTTAGTTACAGGCACTTCATCAACAATATTCCGATCATGCTGGGTGTGCTGGCGCAGCGCCTACAGGGCGACCCGGACAATGCTGGTTTCGGTGCACTGGCCGCGGAACATGGCCTGCACCGCTGGCACCGTGGCTATTCGCTTGCAGGGCTTGTGGCCGAGATGCAGCATCTGGGCCGTTTGTTACTCGCCGAAGTGCGCGCATTCTGGCAATCATCTCCGGGTTCCGATGCCCATTTTATCGCATTCAGCTACGAACAATTGGCTGAATTTCGCAGCGATATCAACACAGGGAGCATTGCGAAATATGCTGATCTGCAACGACAAGCGGCCCTCAGTCGCATTGAGGCGCTGCAAAAAACACTAAATCAACTCAACGAAATAGGCAAGCAGCGGACGCATTTGCTGCGCGAGTCGTCGCACGATCTGCGGGGTAGTTTCAGTGCCTTGCAGGGCGCCGCGGCGTTGCTGGATATGATGGTGGATTCGGACGACGAACGCAAGCATATCCTCGAAATCCTCCGGCGGAACTTGTCGAACTGCCGGGTGCTGGTAACACAGCTGATGGACCTGGCCCGGTTGGAAGCAGGCCAGGAGGTGGTAGAAGTGAAGCAGGTGGATGCGGCCCAGGTGCTGACAGACCTGGTGGAAGCCTACCAGCCCATCGCAATGGAGCGCGGCCTGGCATTGAAAGCGGGCGGCCCTGCCAGCCTCAAAGTAGAATGCGACCCGATCCATTTCCGGCGGATCATCCAGAACCTGGTGCTCAATGCGCTGAAACACACCCCGTCAGGCTGGGTGTCCGTAACGTGGGCCGAAGCGAATGACGGCCAATGGATCGTGTGCGTGGAAGATACCGGCCCGGGACTTCCCACGGCCATGCAGGCATCGGCGCCGAGCCGGCAAGTTACCAGCCGAATGGGCGAAAACACGGCGTTTATGGAGAAAGGTGAGGGGATAGGGCTGTCGATCGTAAAAGGTTTATGCGAGCTGCTGGGCGCAAATCTTGAAATAGAAAGCAGGCGCGGGGAAGGGACGAGGTTTCAGATCACGCTTTCGACAGGGAGCTGA
- a CDS encoding GEVED domain-containing protein: MEIGKKTSIISPCRAFKPIAVPKGSAGQHKSAGGPFSHSSGMFRRLALYLFLIFTASGRIYAQNYCASASTSDSNQDIVNVTIGALNNSSGCNQTAGTGSIPGRYSNYTDLTPISLPQLNNIPFSVDIALCGPSYGSSYVTIWIDLNHNGSFEEADERVFQSGRLFASHFTISDSLKIPETALLGLTRMRIITSKNADIIPCDDYQGSETEDYTINIVEPLLCTGVPELGNTTTAQTTVCLNSVIDFSLSSRSLLDIDEIGISYQWYNNAGPITGATGRTYTATITQADNFYCQVTCNQTGQTGQSTPVSISLKTYTECYCLSAAIDNTGMEILNVTAGSLNHSTDFDETGGPGSILGSYSDFTTLVAAPDFNQLATIPFSVDISSDYYTQTSAWIDYNKNGIFEYPEERVYQSTGSRFGSHVLNGSFKIPSTSLTGITRMRVITRYGQEEMISACGEYEEGETEDYLVNILSPPVCSGSPIQATTVATQNEVCPDVSFTFSLTPSITTTGNTYQWYNSDGPIIGATNETYTASITKADTYYCDVTCPNSAQTTASVPAVVNAPYLYCACTSASTESIGESVSNVTVGTLNNSSGCGQTGGPGSVLKKYSDYTTLLAPPDLALTVPIPYSVTNTACGAFGSTSTSIWIDFNHNGVFDAPGERVFNSNSYTWQESYTLSGSFVIPADALPGLARMRIITAAQGGLPMSAACGTYASGETEDYFVNLLPIPACSGSPVQTETIATQNPSCPDVNFTFSLTPAIYTPGITYQWYNNAGPIEGATDKTYTTAITTEDSFYCEITCLNSNETTSSTPAKVDAAYLYCPCVSGATSSDYQDIVNVTIGALDNSSNCGETGGPGSLASRYSDYTMLEAPDLVKQENIPIAIEISDCNGYRASTVSIWIDYNHNGSFDSPGEHVYNSGPIDWRVPYNLTGSMVIPENALTGKTRMRVIIVSGGADPTLSACGEYVYGETEDYYINIVAPGCDGPVSLPATATSHTQNVATTPLVSIDCQYFAKVVPGEGFTDVTVKSWLETTPPFRYVPRHYEITPATNPNTATGIVTLYFTQADFDAYNGTIPLGFLPTGPDDVSGIANFQIVKFAGTSPTGLGYAGPPSFIPGDNHSWNTGDYTLIWNPTHSIWEVTFPVAGFSGFLAKSVEQSLPVTLVTFTGKPQETNNELIWKTSSEVNFSHFEIERSVNARSFENIGKKVASESGRYTFLDSDPPQATVFYRLKMMDLDTRYSYSKIIAIENNALKPIVGNFYPNPSSGEVYIDINSIKKTSWKMTTYDLTGRLRAQKTVSLKPGLNVITIDKLSPGLNILKFENGSTSEIRKVVKQ; this comes from the coding sequence ATGGAAATAGGTAAAAAAACATCCATTATTTCACCCTGCCGCGCCTTCAAACCAATAGCGGTTCCGAAAGGCAGCGCAGGCCAACATAAATCTGCCGGCGGGCCGTTTTCTCACTCTTCAGGGATGTTCAGGCGGTTGGCGCTATACCTTTTTTTGATTTTTACGGCCAGCGGCAGAATTTATGCGCAAAATTACTGCGCTTCCGCTTCAACATCCGACTCGAACCAAGACATCGTCAATGTCACAATCGGCGCACTGAATAATTCCTCCGGCTGCAACCAAACGGCAGGTACCGGCTCCATACCTGGCAGGTATTCCAACTACACTGACCTCACACCGATATCGCTTCCTCAATTAAACAATATCCCGTTTTCTGTGGACATCGCGCTTTGCGGGCCCTCTTACGGATCTTCTTATGTGACCATCTGGATCGATTTGAACCACAATGGCAGTTTTGAAGAGGCTGATGAACGCGTTTTTCAATCAGGCCGCCTTTTCGCGTCTCATTTCACCATCTCCGATTCACTCAAAATTCCGGAAACCGCGTTGTTGGGATTAACCCGCATGAGAATAATAACTTCAAAAAACGCGGATATAATCCCCTGCGATGATTATCAGGGGAGTGAAACGGAAGATTATACGATTAATATAGTGGAACCCTTGCTGTGTACGGGCGTACCCGAGCTGGGCAACACAACAACCGCACAAACAACAGTATGCCTTAATTCAGTGATTGACTTCTCGCTTTCGTCCAGGTCATTGCTCGATATTGATGAAATCGGAATAAGCTATCAATGGTACAATAATGCCGGTCCGATTACTGGCGCAACCGGCAGGACTTACACGGCGACAATTACCCAGGCGGATAATTTCTACTGCCAGGTAACCTGTAATCAAACAGGACAAACAGGCCAGTCTACACCCGTCTCAATCAGTTTGAAAACTTATACCGAATGCTATTGCCTCTCCGCTGCCATTGACAACACGGGAATGGAAATTCTCAATGTAACAGCAGGATCTCTGAACCATTCAACCGATTTTGATGAAACAGGAGGGCCGGGGTCCATATTGGGCAGCTATTCCGATTTCACCACGCTGGTGGCCGCACCGGACTTTAACCAGCTTGCCACCATTCCTTTTTCCGTTGATATAAGCAGTGATTACTATACTCAAACTTCTGCCTGGATCGACTATAACAAAAACGGTATATTTGAGTATCCGGAAGAACGCGTATATCAATCTACGGGCTCCCGCTTTGGAAGTCATGTTCTCAACGGTTCCTTCAAGATTCCGTCGACATCGTTAACCGGGATCACCCGGATGAGGGTCATTACAAGATACGGGCAGGAAGAAATGATTTCGGCATGTGGGGAATATGAAGAAGGCGAAACGGAAGACTACCTCGTGAATATTCTTTCGCCTCCCGTTTGTAGCGGCAGCCCGATTCAAGCGACCACAGTAGCCACTCAAAACGAGGTTTGCCCGGATGTAAGTTTTACTTTTTCTTTAACTCCTTCGATTACCACTACCGGAAACACATATCAATGGTATAACAGCGACGGTCCGATTATCGGCGCAACAAATGAGACTTACACTGCGTCAATTACAAAAGCGGATACTTACTACTGTGATGTAACATGTCCCAATAGCGCGCAAACAACCGCATCCGTTCCCGCAGTTGTAAATGCCCCCTACCTGTACTGCGCTTGTACCTCGGCCTCGACTGAATCCATTGGCGAAAGTGTGTCCAATGTTACCGTTGGTACTCTAAACAATTCTTCCGGTTGCGGCCAAACCGGCGGTCCGGGGTCCGTTTTAAAAAAATATTCCGATTATACCACGCTGCTTGCACCGCCGGATTTGGCTTTAACGGTACCTATTCCTTATTCTGTAACTAACACAGCGTGCGGGGCCTTCGGATCGACCTCTACTTCGATCTGGATTGACTTCAACCATAACGGCGTCTTTGATGCTCCGGGTGAAAGAGTGTTCAATTCGAATAGTTATACGTGGCAGGAGTCTTACACTTTATCAGGCTCATTCGTAATCCCAGCCGACGCACTTCCCGGGCTAGCGCGTATGAGAATAATTACTGCGGCCCAGGGAGGGCTGCCTATGAGCGCTGCCTGTGGTACTTACGCGAGCGGTGAAACCGAAGACTATTTTGTAAATCTCCTGCCGATCCCTGCATGCAGTGGGAGCCCGGTACAAACTGAAACCATCGCCACTCAAAACCCGAGTTGCCCGGATGTCAATTTTACATTCAGCCTGACCCCTGCTATTTATACCCCTGGCATTACTTATCAATGGTACAACAATGCCGGCCCCATTGAGGGCGCCACGGACAAAACCTATACAACTGCAATTACGACGGAGGATAGTTTCTACTGCGAAATTACCTGTCTGAATAGTAACGAAACTACTTCGTCAACTCCTGCTAAGGTGGACGCAGCGTACCTGTATTGTCCTTGTGTTTCCGGCGCAACTTCTTCCGACTATCAGGATATCGTGAATGTGACGATCGGAGCGCTTGATAATTCCTCGAACTGCGGAGAAACCGGCGGGCCGGGTTCGCTGGCGAGCAGGTATTCAGATTATACCATGCTGGAAGCTCCGGACCTTGTGAAACAGGAAAATATTCCAATTGCTATCGAAATCTCTGACTGCAATGGCTATCGTGCCTCAACCGTGTCCATCTGGATCGATTATAACCATAACGGAAGTTTCGACTCACCTGGCGAACATGTTTACAATTCGGGCCCTATTGACTGGCGTGTACCTTACAACCTTACCGGTTCTATGGTAATTCCCGAAAATGCCCTGACCGGCAAAACACGTATGCGCGTGATTATCGTCAGCGGCGGAGCGGATCCAACCCTTTCCGCATGCGGTGAATATGTGTATGGAGAAACGGAAGACTATTATATAAACATCGTTGCTCCGGGCTGTGATGGCCCGGTTTCCCTCCCGGCGACCGCAACAAGTCACACACAGAATGTAGCTACGACGCCCCTGGTCAGTATTGATTGCCAATATTTCGCCAAGGTAGTTCCTGGGGAGGGTTTTACCGACGTTACCGTCAAAAGCTGGCTGGAAACAACGCCACCGTTCAGGTATGTGCCCCGTCATTATGAGATTACGCCCGCCACCAATCCGAACACGGCCACCGGGATAGTAACCCTGTATTTCACGCAAGCCGATTTTGACGCTTATAACGGCACTATACCTCTGGGCTTTCTGCCAACGGGGCCCGATGATGTTTCAGGGATTGCCAATTTCCAAATCGTTAAGTTCGCCGGGACCAGCCCGACAGGACTGGGCTACGCGGGACCACCTTCATTCATTCCCGGGGATAACCATAGCTGGAACACGGGGGATTACACCTTGATCTGGAATCCGACGCACTCGATTTGGGAAGTAACATTTCCGGTAGCAGGTTTCAGCGGCTTTTTGGCGAAGTCGGTCGAACAGTCTTTACCGGTCACATTAGTTACGTTCACAGGTAAACCGCAAGAGACCAACAATGAGCTGATCTGGAAAACGAGTTCAGAAGTTAACTTCAGCCATTTTGAAATTGAAAGAAGCGTGAATGCAAGATCATTTGAAAACATTGGAAAGAAAGTGGCCAGCGAATCTGGTCGTTATACTTTCCTTGATTCGGATCCTCCTCAGGCAACTGTGTTTTATCGCCTTAAAATGATGGATCTGGATACCAGATACAGCTATTCGAAAATTATCGCGATAGAAAACAACGCACTCAAACCCATAGTCGGCAATTTTTATCCTAACCCAAGTTCAGGTGAAGTATATATTGATATCAACTCAATCAAAAAAACCTCCTGGAAAATGACGACTTACGATTTGACAGGAAGATTACGCGCACAAAAAACGGTGTCATTAAAGCCCGGATTAAATGTAATAACGATAGATAAGCTTTCCCCCGGTCTGAATATCCTGAAGTTTGAAAACGGAAGTACGTCCGAAATCAGGAAAGTAGTGAAACAGTAA
- a CDS encoding T9SS type A sorting domain-containing protein: protein MKKLFPFVAFLFLCRTGWSQCPASASTRIDFNTQASIAEFKANYPNCTAIPGLVNIEGADITDLSDLSQITSMGRELIIVGTSIANLNGLNNLTNVTNGLQIVANASLTSLTGIGNINELWLRLDGNDALTSLAGMEDFTTIHTLTIDANSLTSLSGLNNLTTVTNVFQISNGTPITNLTGLESLTRANKISFQNLTSLSDVSALGNLIVVDDWLQIVNCPMLSNLNGLSKLEQIGDLILFGNSSLVSLAGLSNLREITNSLTIHTNVQLSECAISAVCDYISVPDASANITGNSGTCADEDAVLAACAALPVTLISFNAAEEAGQAHLAWETAEEINSRSFDIEKSPDAKNWHTIGSVLAMGNSQQLNKYSFTDQYPFPSINYYRLRSEDLDGSYSISKIVSVVMSGENQPVTYPMPAVNGVWIKGVANSSAELLNVHGNVIKTWTITNEKNYLEMGSLSPGLYLIRLSGQTTLRIVKK, encoded by the coding sequence ATGAAAAAACTATTTCCGTTCGTCGCGTTCCTTTTTCTGTGTCGCACTGGTTGGTCACAGTGTCCGGCTTCTGCATCCACCAGAATCGATTTCAATACACAGGCTTCAATTGCCGAGTTCAAAGCAAATTATCCGAATTGCACCGCGATACCAGGTCTTGTCAATATAGAGGGTGCTGATATTACAGATCTGTCCGACCTGTCCCAAATCACGAGCATGGGAAGAGAGTTGATCATCGTAGGCACGAGTATTGCGAACCTGAACGGCCTTAACAATTTGACCAATGTAACAAACGGGCTGCAGATAGTAGCGAATGCATCCCTCACTTCACTGACAGGGATTGGGAATATCAACGAGCTTTGGCTCAGATTGGATGGTAACGACGCGCTGACCAGTCTTGCAGGGATGGAAGATTTCACCACAATCCACACACTGACGATAGATGCTAATTCCCTCACCAGCCTGAGCGGACTCAATAACCTGACTACCGTCACCAATGTATTCCAAATATCGAACGGGACGCCCATTACTAACCTGACAGGACTGGAAAGTCTTACCCGCGCAAACAAGATAAGCTTTCAAAACCTGACTTCGCTGTCGGATGTAAGCGCACTCGGCAATTTAATTGTCGTGGATGATTGGCTCCAGATTGTGAATTGCCCGATGCTATCCAACTTGAACGGTTTGTCGAAGTTAGAGCAGATCGGAGATCTAATTCTATTCGGGAATTCGTCCCTGGTTTCTCTGGCAGGCCTTTCGAACCTGCGAGAAATAACCAATTCATTAACTATTCATACTAACGTTCAACTGAGTGAATGTGCAATAAGTGCTGTCTGTGATTATATAAGCGTGCCCGATGCGTCGGCAAACATTACCGGTAATTCGGGTACTTGCGCCGATGAAGATGCCGTGCTCGCAGCCTGTGCTGCATTGCCTGTTACATTGATCAGTTTCAACGCTGCCGAGGAAGCCGGACAGGCACATCTTGCCTGGGAGACAGCGGAGGAAATCAACAGCAGGAGTTTTGATATTGAGAAGAGCCCGGACGCCAAAAATTGGCATACTATCGGGTCCGTTTTAGCGATGGGAAATAGCCAACAGCTTAACAAATATTCTTTTACAGATCAATACCCCTTTCCCTCTATCAATTATTACAGGTTGCGGTCGGAGGATCTGGATGGATCTTATAGTATTAGCAAGATTGTTTCCGTGGTCATGTCGGGTGAAAATCAGCCTGTGACATACCCTATGCCGGCTGTAAACGGTGTCTGGATAAAGGGGGTAGCAAATAGCAGCGCAGAACTACTCAATGTGCATGGAAATGTAATCAAGACCTGGACCATAACTAATGAAAAAAACTATCTTGAAATGGGATCACTGTCACCTGGGCTATATTTGATACGGCTCAGCGGTCAGACGACGCTGCGGATAGTCAAGAAGTGA
- a CDS encoding ABC transporter permease, which yields MIIRENIEEGLRSIQSNLLRTVLTAMIIAIGITSLVGILTAIDGIQGSVNNSFADLGANTFTVRNRDDDEFRSGGRRSKQYPPVTYRQAKTFAEKFKASYDATASLSANIAGAVQVNYRSNKTNPNSSVVGSDDQYLGINGYKIDLGRNLDKNDLEKSLNVAVLGQEIARKLFERDDPINKEITFMGSRYKVVGVLQKKGSLGGNNDSDRLILIPLDNGRGLAANRALSYNITASAPNAANGDLIVEEARGIMRRIRNDELGKEDSFAIDRADAMVKDFESISGYLRIGGFVIGTVTLLGASIALMNIMLVSVTERTREIGIRKSLGATPRVIRMQFLIEAIVVCILGGIGGLILGIIVGNAITGVISDTSTFVVPWLWMAIGIAICVMVGVLSGIYPAIKASRLDPIEALRYE from the coding sequence ATGATTATACGCGAAAATATCGAAGAAGGCCTGCGTTCAATCCAGAGTAACCTGCTGCGGACCGTGCTCACGGCCATGATCATCGCAATCGGTATCACTTCCCTCGTGGGCATTCTCACGGCCATCGACGGCATACAAGGCTCGGTCAACAACAGCTTTGCCGATCTCGGCGCCAACACATTCACCGTCCGCAACCGCGACGATGATGAGTTCCGCAGCGGAGGCCGCCGCAGCAAACAATATCCGCCCGTCACCTACCGCCAGGCCAAAACCTTCGCCGAGAAGTTCAAGGCTTCGTACGACGCCACGGCATCGCTGTCGGCCAACATTGCGGGCGCGGTGCAGGTCAACTACCGCAGCAACAAAACCAACCCGAACAGCAGCGTAGTCGGCTCGGACGATCAGTACCTGGGCATTAACGGCTACAAAATCGACCTGGGCCGGAACCTCGACAAGAATGACCTCGAAAAATCCCTGAATGTTGCAGTACTCGGTCAGGAAATTGCGCGAAAACTTTTTGAACGCGACGATCCGATCAACAAGGAGATCACCTTCATGGGCAGCCGGTACAAGGTGGTGGGCGTGCTGCAAAAAAAGGGGTCGCTCGGCGGCAACAACGATTCCGACCGGCTCATACTTATTCCGCTGGACAACGGCCGCGGCCTTGCCGCCAACCGCGCGCTCAGCTACAACATCACCGCTTCGGCGCCGAATGCCGCGAACGGCGACCTGATCGTCGAAGAAGCACGCGGCATCATGCGCCGCATCCGCAACGACGAGCTCGGCAAAGAAGACTCGTTCGCGATCGACCGTGCCGATGCTATGGTAAAGGATTTTGAGAGCATCAGCGGCTACCTGCGCATCGGGGGCTTCGTGATCGGCACCGTCACACTGCTGGGCGCTTCCATTGCATTAATGAATATCATGCTGGTTTCGGTTACCGAACGGACACGTGAAATCGGCATCCGCAAATCGCTGGGTGCCACGCCGCGCGTAATCCGCATGCAATTCCTGATCGAGGCGATCGTGGTTTGCATCCTTGGCGGCATTGGGGGCCTCATCCTGGGCATCATTGTAGGGAACGCGATCACGGGCGTGATCAGCGACACCAGCACATTTGTGGTGCCGTGGCTGTGGATGGCCATCGGCATTGCCATCTGCGTGATGGTAGGCGTGCTGTCGGGCATTTACCCGGCGATCAAAGCATCCCGCCTCGACCCCATTGAAGCATTGCGCTATGAATAA
- a CDS encoding efflux RND transporter periplasmic adaptor subunit, producing the protein MDREIAPEYVQQTRNRRWLAVAAVVLGLAALFYFFKKSLSSTLESSRVRTGTVETGDVENTLTASGEIIPAYEQIFASPIRASIKRILLTPGTRVQPGQAIVELDKSLTEIEFGRYEDQLELKKNGVDQLRMKLNKDLYDAEINDRIKSLNINKLKADFEDAKRLQKVGGGTVEDITRAENALKIAELEKKQLENDLKYNRESMGASLRETELGVQIEGKNLQELQHKLKMADIIADRPGVLTWVNENIGSSVNEGEMLAKVADLGSFRVEGSCSDVYADQVKAGLGAIIRINESHLRGTITQVKPAVKDGVIGFTIQLDNARNESLRPNMKVEVYVITTKSARTLRVANGPTFTGKRKQYVYVVEKGMARRREIETGLSNFDYVEIKSGLKPGEKVILTNMNEYEHLEELTIQ; encoded by the coding sequence ATGGATCGGGAAATTGCTCCGGAATATGTCCAACAAACGAGGAACCGCCGATGGCTCGCTGTCGCGGCGGTGGTGCTGGGGCTAGCTGCCCTGTTTTATTTTTTCAAAAAGTCACTTTCCAGCACGCTCGAAAGTTCACGTGTAAGAACCGGGACGGTCGAGACCGGCGATGTCGAGAACACGCTGACGGCCTCGGGAGAGATCATTCCGGCTTACGAGCAGATCTTCGCCAGCCCGATCCGCGCGAGCATCAAACGCATTTTGCTTACGCCCGGCACACGGGTGCAGCCCGGACAGGCGATTGTGGAGCTGGACAAGTCGTTGACAGAAATCGAGTTTGGCCGCTATGAGGACCAGCTCGAACTGAAAAAGAACGGCGTTGACCAGCTGCGTATGAAGCTGAATAAGGATTTGTACGATGCCGAGATTAATGACAGGATCAAGTCTTTGAATATCAATAAACTGAAAGCGGATTTTGAGGATGCCAAACGGTTGCAGAAAGTCGGTGGCGGCACCGTTGAGGACATTACGCGGGCGGAGAATGCACTGAAAATCGCGGAACTGGAAAAGAAACAGCTGGAAAACGACTTGAAATACAACCGGGAGTCGATGGGTGCCAGCCTGCGCGAAACGGAACTCGGCGTGCAGATCGAGGGCAAAAACTTGCAGGAATTGCAGCATAAGCTCAAAATGGCGGACATCATCGCCGATCGCCCGGGCGTGCTGACGTGGGTGAACGAAAACATCGGATCATCGGTGAACGAGGGTGAAATGCTTGCCAAAGTGGCGGATCTGGGGAGTTTCCGGGTGGAAGGCAGTTGTTCGGATGTGTATGCGGACCAGGTGAAGGCTGGCCTCGGCGCGATCATCCGGATCAACGAATCGCATTTGCGCGGCACGATTACGCAGGTGAAACCGGCTGTGAAAGACGGCGTAATCGGGTTCACGATCCAGCTCGATAATGCACGCAACGAATCGCTGAGGCCCAATATGAAGGTGGAAGTGTATGTAATAACCACCAAAAGTGCCCGGACCCTGCGCGTGGCCAATGGCCCGACGTTTACCGGCAAGCGGAAACAGTACGTGTACGTCGTTGAAAAAGGCATGGCGCGCCGCCGCGAAATCGAAACGGGCCTTTCCAATTTTGATTATGTAGAGATCAAAAGCGGCTTGAAACCGGGCGAGAAGGTCATTTTGACCAATATGAATGAGTACGAACACCTCGAAGAGCTGACCATTCAATGA